One window of uncultured Methanoregula sp. genomic DNA carries:
- a CDS encoding ABC transporter permease: MKDIFFDLSVRSVRLNYLRSILASIGIVIGVIAISTMGMLGTNMQLQTKDQLSAGANTIVITPDAVRMGPPGSSSSSSSASSVITKAQLSKIKVAAGANASNVVPVYSTNTEFTLSSTPGRGTIYGINPDQITAFLTIEDGTNIEGVNDALVGSTIASNFNLKLGSKIKIGSAKTGRSEVKIVGILKERGQAADSVRTDNAIVVSDDWYVKEYGGENEYPQVNVIVKDVDTITGTEQVIDAKLNTNEKTPVVRVSDASTMLSSITSTLSTMTTFILAIGGISLLVAATSIFNVMMMSVTERVQEIGILLSIGTETGEVRRMFLYEAFILGILGAVIGGVGSLIIGYSVVSYMIGTTEYFFLPDSILYVPAGMLIGIIVCVVSGLYPAWRASNMDPIDALRSE, encoded by the coding sequence ATGAAAGATATCTTCTTCGACCTGTCAGTAAGGAGTGTCAGGCTGAATTACCTGCGTTCGATCCTGGCGTCCATCGGTATTGTTATCGGCGTTATTGCCATCTCCACGATGGGAATGCTCGGAACCAACATGCAGTTGCAGACAAAAGACCAGCTGTCAGCCGGCGCAAATACCATTGTCATCACGCCGGATGCAGTCAGGATGGGTCCGCCGGGGTCCAGTTCCTCCTCCTCCTCTGCGTCATCGGTAATAACCAAGGCCCAGTTGAGCAAGATCAAGGTTGCCGCGGGAGCAAATGCCAGTAATGTTGTCCCAGTTTACTCGACAAATACGGAATTCACCTTGAGCTCTACCCCGGGCCGTGGAACGATCTATGGGATCAATCCCGATCAGATTACTGCGTTCCTGACAATCGAGGACGGGACCAACATCGAGGGGGTCAATGATGCCCTTGTAGGATCGACGATTGCATCGAATTTCAACCTGAAACTCGGGAGCAAGATAAAAATCGGATCCGCCAAAACCGGACGTTCGGAAGTAAAGATCGTTGGAATTCTCAAGGAACGGGGTCAGGCGGCGGACAGTGTCAGGACTGACAATGCCATCGTGGTCTCCGATGACTGGTACGTAAAAGAGTACGGCGGGGAAAATGAGTACCCCCAGGTAAACGTGATCGTGAAAGACGTTGACACAATAACAGGCACCGAACAGGTAATTGACGCGAAACTCAATACCAATGAGAAAACCCCTGTTGTGCGTGTTTCCGACGCGAGTACGATGCTGTCCAGCATCACCTCGACCCTGAGCACGATGACCACGTTCATCCTTGCAATAGGTGGCATCTCACTCCTGGTCGCGGCCACGAGCATCTTCAATGTCATGATGATGTCGGTCACTGAACGGGTTCAGGAGATCGGTATCCTCCTCTCCATAGGAACGGAAACCGGAGAGGTGCGCCGGATGTTCCTGTACGAGGCATTCATCCTCGGTATTCTCGGTGCCGTTATTGGTGGGGTCGGCAGTCTTATCATCGGATACTCGGTGGTAAGTTACATGATAGGAACAACGGAGTATTTCTTCCTGCCGGACAGCATTCTCTACGTTCCTGCGGGAATGCTTATCGGGATAATTGTCTGTGTGGTCTCCGGGCTATATCCTGCCTGGCGGGCATCGAACATGGATCCGATTGATGCTCTGAGAAGTGAATGA